The following DNA comes from Occultella kanbiaonis.
ATGAGCGTGTCGTCCGAGCCCATGATGCAGACGTAGGGAGCCGTCGCGGCATCCATGCCTGCGTTGAACGGTCCCGAGGCGCTCCGGAACTCGTCGTGGTGCTCGAGGAACCGGACCTGGTCGCGGGTGTCTGGCGTCCAGCAGCGGGCGGATCTCCGCGGCGGAGATGTTGTGACAGACCACCGTGACCCGGGCACCCTCGGCGTTGTGCTCGAGGACCGAACGCACGGCCCGCGCGATAGGGCGTTCGGTGTTGTGCACGGCGATGACGACGTCGACCCCGGGGCGCGCCTCCGGCTCGTGCTGCGCCTCGCCCGCAGTCTCGGGAGCACCCTCAGCCACGGCCGAGGTCCCGGGCCTGGCGGTAGGTGGCGACGTACGCCGCGCCGACCCGTTCGGGGGCGAACCGGTCTCCGACCGTCGCCGCGACGTCGGAGGCGTTGAGGTGTCGGGTTGCCCGCTCGGTCGCGATGACCGCGTCCGCATACGCCCCGGCGCTCTGATCGGCCACCACCGCACCGACACCGTCCTGGATGTACTCGGCCTGTCCCCCGTTCGCGCCGACCACGACCGGGCGGCCGTGCACCAGTGCCTCCGCGGCCGAGACGCAGAAGTTCTCCGCCCGGGTCGGCAGGAAGAACAGATCCGCGGCGTCCAGCGCCGCCGAGACCCCGGCGGTGTCGGTGCCGCCGGCGAGCGTGAGCAGGTGCGCCACCTTCTTCTTCCGGGCGTGCTTCGCCACCGCCTCGCGGAGTTCGCCGTCGCCGACCCAGGTCAGGTGGGCCGGGTGTGACCGCCGGGCAAGCTCGGCCAGAACCTCGACTGCGAGGAGCGGGTCCTTGCGCTCGACGAGCCCGCCGACCGCGACCAGGCGCATCGGAGTTCGTGGCCGCATCGGACGGGCGGTGAGGTGCGCACGTGGCGGCACGATGCACGGCACCACCTCTGTGGGTCGGCCCGCGCCCCGGGTCCTTCGGATCGGGGCGGCGAGGAACTCGCACACGGCAGTGACGACGTCGGGCAGGCCGAGCATCGGCCGCAGCGCCGGCAGCGCCGCACGGGCGGCGAGCGGCAGCGTCTCCGGCGAGGTCAGCGCGGACCAGTGCTCGGTGTGCACCCAGGGCGCGTCCGGTCGGGTCCCCACCAGGGGTGGGAATGCCGCGAACGGCAGCAGGGTCGAGAACGCCATGGTGTGGACCACGTCGGCGCCCTCCAGCAGCACCGGCAGGGAACGCGCCACCGTGGCGATGTCCAGCGGGGACGTCGTGCTCATCGGGACCCGGCGGATCCGGATGCCGTCCCGGACAAGGGTGCGGACGCCGTCGTCCTGGTGCCGCGGCACCAGGTGGACCACGTCCACCGCGTCGACCTCCGGTCGGGCGGCGATCGCCCGCACGTCCTTCTCCACGAAGGTGCCGCTGCTCGGGGCGACCTCCGTGGGGTACCAGGTCGTGAGCACCACTGTCCGCATGAGGAGAAGTTATCCGATCCCCCGCGGATCGCCCGGTCGGCAGCCCGCGCACGAGCGCGGCTCGAGCGTTCGTCCGCCGAGCACGGCACCGCACCTAGACTCGGGATTCATGAGGATCCTGAGCGTCGTGGGCGCCCGGCCGCAGTTCGTGAAGCTGGCGCCGATCGCTGCGGAGTGTGCTCGGCGTGGTGAGGATCACGTGATCGTGCACACCGGTCAGCACTACGACCCGATGCTCTCGGACGTGTTCTTCAGCGAGCTCGGCATCCCCGCTCCGGAGGTGCACCTCGGGATCGGCAGCGGCAGCCACGGCGCGCAGACCGCGGCGATGCTGGCCGGCCTTGAGACCGTGATCGGCGAGCACTCCCCCGACTGGGTGCTCGTCTACGGCGACACGAACTCCACCCTTGCCGGGGCCCTCGCCGCGGTGAAGCAGCACGTGCGGGTGGCCCACCTCGAGGCCGGACTCCGCTCGTTCAACAGGGTGATGCCCGAGGAGCACAACCGGGTCCTGACCGATCACGCCGCGGACCTCCTGCTCGCCCCGACCGAGGTCGCCGCCGAGCACCTGGCGGCCGAAGGGCTGGCCGGGCGCACCGTGGTCGTGGGGGACGTGATGACCGACGTCCTGCTCACGATCGCGCAGGCGGTGCGGGGCGAGCGCCCACG
Coding sequences within:
- a CDS encoding glycosyltransferase, whose protein sequence is MRTVVLTTWYPTEVAPSSGTFVEKDVRAIAARPEVDAVDVVHLVPRHQDDGVRTLVRDGIRIRRVPMSTTSPLDIATVARSLPVLLEGADVVHTMAFSTLLPFAAFPPLVGTRPDAPWVHTEHWSALTSPETLPLAARAALPALRPMLGLPDVVTAVCEFLAAPIRRTRGAGRPTEVVPCIVPPRAHLTARPMRPRTPMRLVAVGGLVERKDPLLAVEVLAELARRSHPAHLTWVGDGELREAVAKHARKKKVAHLLTLAGGTDTAGVSAALDAADLFFLPTRAENFCVSAAEALVHGRPVVVGANGGQAEYIQDGVGAVVADQSAGAYADAVIATERATRHLNASDVAATVGDRFAPERVGAAYVATYRQARDLGRG
- a CDS encoding glycosyltransferase — protein: MLPRLRARRSTSRRRAPGSTSSSPCTTPNALSRGPCVRSSSTTPRVPGSRWSVTTSPPRRSARCWTPDTRDQVRFLEHHDEFRSASGPFNAGMDAATAPYVCIMGSDDTLMPGALSSWFWRAERSGADAVMARLELGGDRRLVRTPPTRPWGADRSTRSRTGSATAARRSASSVPRRSAGSAYASRRAHRSAATSPS
- the wecB gene encoding non-hydrolyzing UDP-N-acetylglucosamine 2-epimerase gives rise to the protein MRILSVVGARPQFVKLAPIAAECARRGEDHVIVHTGQHYDPMLSDVFFSELGIPAPEVHLGIGSGSHGAQTAAMLAGLETVIGEHSPDWVLVYGDTNSTLAGALAAVKQHVRVAHLEAGLRSFNRVMPEEHNRVLTDHAADLLLAPTEVAAEHLAAEGLAGRTVVVGDVMTDVLLTIAQAVRGERPRVLDELGLVPGGYSVATIHRAENTDDPMRLAAIVEGLAAVDHPVVLLAHPRLRARADAAGLDLDASGLLVRTPLSYRELVTAVLSARGVITDSGGLQKEAFELRVPCTTVRTETEWVETVQLGWNVLVGPEGIAAAASRRRPAPTDARPYGDGHAAKEVLDALSRARAER